GCGCCGGTGGCGACCGAGATCCAGCCGCCGTGCGTGTTGTAGCGCAGCGCGTTCTCGACCAGGTTCTCGACCAGGCGGTCGAGCAGCGCCCGGTCGCCTCGCACCGGCGCCGGCTCCAGGCTCAGGTCGAGGGCCAGCTCGAGCGCGTCGGCCTCGGGGGCCAGCCGGTCGATGACCTCGGCCGTGACGTCGGCGAGATCCACGGCCCGGTCGGTGCTCGGCGCGGCGCCGGTTCGGGCCAGCGTGAGGAGGCCGTCGACGAGCGCCTCGCTGCGGATCGTTGCGTCGCGCACCACCTCGGCCATGGCCCGGAGGTCGGCCGGCGTGGCCGCCGGGTCGGCGAGCGTCACGTCCACCTCGGTCCGGATGACGGCCAGGGGCGTGCGCAGCTCGTGCGACGCGTCGGCGACGAAGCGCTGCTGGCTCATGAAGGCCCGATCGAGGCGCTCGAGCATGGCGTCGAAGGTGTCCGCCAGCTCCTTGAGCTCGTCCGCGGGTCCCTCGAGGCCGATGCGCTCGTGGAGCGTCAGGTCCGAGAGCCGCCGGGCCGTCGTCGTGATCGTGTGGAGGGGCGCCAGCATCCGGCCCGCGACGACCCAGCCAATCCCCACCGAGCCGACGGCGAGGACCCCGAGCGCGATGCCCGACTCCACGAGCATGCGGTGCAGGTTCTCGTTCGTGATCTCGCGCTGCACCTCCCGGAACAGCCCTCGGCGGGGGTCACCCGGACGCCGGGCCCCGTTCGAGGTCCCGGGCTCGGGTCGCAGCGTGTTCGACCCGACGCCGAGGCGGCGGGCGACCTCGGCCCGGACCTGGGCCGGGTTGCTGTTGACGCTGTGACGCACGAGCAGGTACGTGAGCCCGAGCAGGATGCTGCCGGCCAGGATCAGCACCGCGCCGACGAGCAGCGTCAGCCGCAGCCGGATCGTCAGGCCGCGCCGGGCCGCCGTCACGGGATCCGGTACCCCGCGCCGACCACCGTCTCGATGAGCGGCGGCGCACCGAGCTTCTTGCGGAGGGTCATGATCGTCACCCGCACCACGTTGGTGAACGGGTCGACGTGCTCGTCCCAGACCTGGTCGAGGAGGGCCTCGGGGCTCACGACGGCGCCGTCGGCGACCAGCAGGGCCTCGAGGACGGCGAGCTCCTTCGGGGTGAGCACGATCGGCGCGCCCCCGCGGCTGACGTCGTGCCGGGCCGGGTCGACGCGCACGCCCGCCCGCTCGAGGACCAGGTCGGGGGCGACGGGGCGGCGCCGGCCGAGGGCCCGGATCCGGGCCAGGAGCTCGACGAAGGCGAACGGCTTCGGCAGGTAGTCGTCGGCGCCGAGGTTCAGGCCCGCGACCCGGTCCTCGATCGTGCCCGACGCGGTCAGCATGAGGATTCGCGCCGTGCTGCCCCCGGCCCGCAGGGTCTGGCACACGGCGTCGCCGTGCACCCGCGGCAGGTCCCGGTCGAGGACCACCACGTCGTAGGGCGTGATCGCCACCTTCTCGAGGGCCATGTCGCCGTCGGTCGCGGTGTCGACGGCGATCCCCTCCCGGCGCAGGCCTCGCGCGAGCGCGTCGGCAAGGGGCACCTCGTCCTCCACGACAAGCACTCGCATGTTGGCCGCTATTCGTAGCGCAGCGCCGACGCCGGTTCGAGCGCGGCGGCTTGGTTGGCGGGCCCGACACCGGCGACGACGCCCACGAGCCCGGAGCCGGCGAAGGCGAGCAGCGCGGCGAGGTACGAGACGGAGGTCTGCTGGGACGAGATCGACGGCAGCAGGTAGGCGAGGCCGAGCCCCGCGAGCACCCCGATGCCGCCGCCGACGGCGCTGAGGACGGTCGCCTCGGTCAGGAACTGGACGAGCACGTCACGCCGGCGGGCCCCGAGGGCACGCCGCACGCCGATCTCCCGAGTGCGCTCGCGGACGGCGACCAGCATCACGTTGGCGATCCCAATCCCTCCCACGACGAGGCTGATGGCGGCGATGGCGGTGATCAGCCTCGTGAAGTCGGTCGACGACTGCTTGCGGGCCGCCACGATCGTCGTCGGGTTGATGACGAGGAAGTCGTCGGCCTGCGTCGTGCTCAGGTTGTGGGCGGCGCGCATGTCGGCCTCGACGGCGTTGCCGAACGTGTTGACGGAGCCGGGCCTGGCCTGCACGCGGATCTGGCTGACGGTCGCGTTCGAGCCGACGAGACGCCCGAGCATCGCCTGCATCGGGATCAGCGCGTCGCCGTCCGGGTTCAGGAACCCGACGCCGCCCTGGGGCTCGAGGACGCCGATGACCACGAACGGCGTGTTGCCCAGCTGGACGATGGTCCCGGGCGCGCTCGTGCCGGACAGGTTGAGGTCCGAGGCCAGCGTGGCGCCGAGCACGGCCACGCGCAGGCCCTTCGCGTTGGCGAAGCTGGAGAAGAACGCCCCGGTGGCCACGGTGAGGTGGTCGGTCCGCACCACGCCGGGCGTGGTCCCCTGGACCGCGGTGGTCTCGCTCACCCCGCCGTACGACACGTTGAGCTGTCGTTGGACGATCGGCGCGGTGGACGCGATCTGCGGGTCTCGGGCGAGCGTCGCCGCGTCGTTGAAGCTGAGGGGCGTCCCCGTGCCCGCGGCCCCGCGCAGCCCGCCAGAGAAACCCCGGCCCTGGCTGACGGTCAGGGTGTCGGCGCCGAGGCCGGCGAACTGTGCGCTCACCGCGTTGGCGGAGCCGCGGCCGACGGCCACGAGCGTGACGATCGCCCCCACGCCGATGACCACGCCGAGCACCGTGAGGGCCGAGCGCAGGACGTTGGCCCGCAGGCGCCCGAGCGCCAGGCGGATGGACTCGGCGACCATCAGCCCCCGCGACCGCCGCCACCGCCACCTCCACCGCCACCCCCGAAGCCGCCGCCGCCGCCAAAGCCCCCGCCCCCGCCGCCGCCGCCGACCGTCACCGGTGCGGTGCTCGGCGCCGCACCGAGCTGCTGGCGACCGACGACGACGACGTCGCCCGGCTGCACGCCGGCCAGGATCTCGGTGTTGGTGTTCGTGACCAGGCCCACCTGGACCGGTCGGGTCACGGCGTGGCCGCTCACGACCACCTGCACGGTCGGCTGGGCCGCGCTGCCCTGCACGGCGGCGCTCGGCACGACGACGACGTCGGTGCGGCTCTGCACCGCGATCTGGGCCTGACCGGTCATGCCCGACCGCGCGTTCGGCGGGAGTCCGGCCAGGCCGATGTTCACGAGGTACTGGACGGGAGTGCTGTTCCCGGCGGTGGTGCTGCCGCTCGAGGTCTCGGCCTGCGCCGGCAGGCCCGCGACCTCGCCGTGCTCGGTCGTCCCCGGCAGCGAATCGAAGGTGATCGTCACCGGCTGACCGGCCTTGACGCTCGGCACGTCGGCCTGGGCCACGTCGGCCTGGGCGACGAGGCTCGTCTGGTCGGCCACGCTGGCGAGGGCCCCGCCGGCCTGCACCTTCGACCCGAGGCTGGCCGAGAGGCTGAGCACCACCGCGTGCGGCGGGAACCAGGTGAGGGCGTTGAGGGCCGCCTCCCCGGTCTCGGCGACCCCGACGCTGAGCTGCCACTGGTCGAGGGCGTTCAGGGTGGCCGACCCGAACGTCCCCGGTGGGTCACCGGCCGTGCTGTTGCCGGTTGCGTTCAGCGCGTCCTGCAGCGCCTGCACGTCGGGGCCGGTGTCGCCGTCCACGATGTTGCGGTACAGGGGCTGCGAGCTCGGGATCCCGAACACGGGGGTCCCGTTGATCTCGGCGAGCGACGCCAGTGTGGGCACCGCCTGGCCCACCGAGAGGTGGAGCCCGGTCACGACCCCGCCGGTGGTCGGCACCACCGCGCCCGCGTTCGGCAGGGACACCGTCGCGCTGGTGCCGAACGCCAGCGTGAACGGCGCGCTCACCGCCTGGGACACGTTGCCGCGCTGAGCGACCGCCGTGATCAGCCTCGACCCGCTCGACGAGCTCGAGCCCGAGACCGCGATCGCGGTTCCCACGCCCGCGCCGACCACGATCACGAGAATGCCCACGAACACCCCGGTGCGCCGCGAGGCGCGCCATCTCGGCATGCGAGCTCCTTGCCACGTCGACTGGTCTCGAAGGTATTGACGGCGAGATAAGTCGGCTGTAAGGCGTGCCCGCGCGCTTACCGCGCCTTTAGGCGCGGCTGCGTACCCTCCCGACGATGGCCCATGCGGTCGACGCGTCTGAGCGCGGGCACGTGGTGCGCATGCACAACGTGCACCGCACGTACCGTCGCGGCTCGGTCCTCGTCCCGGTGCTGCGCGGCATCGAGCTCGAGGTCGCGACGGGGGAGTGGGTGGCGATCCTCGGGCCGTCCGGCTCGGGCAAGTCGACGCTCCTCAACATCCTGGGCCTGCTCGACCGTCCCAACCTCGGGAGCTACGAGCTCGAAGGCGCCGACGTCGCCCGCCTCGGTGACAGTCGCCAGGCGGAGCTGCGGAACCGCTACATCGGGTTCGTGTTCCAGTCCTTCCAGCTCCTGCCGCGCACGAGCGCGCTCGAGAACGTCGCCACCCCGCTCGTGTA
The DNA window shown above is from Acidimicrobiia bacterium and carries:
- a CDS encoding response regulator transcription factor, which translates into the protein MRVLVVEDEVPLADALARGLRREGIAVDTATDGDMALEKVAITPYDVVVLDRDLPRVHGDAVCQTLRAGGSTARILMLTASGTIEDRVAGLNLGADDYLPKPFAFVELLARIRALGRRRPVAPDLVLERAGVRVDPARHDVSRGGAPIVLTPKELAVLEALLVADGAVVSPEALLDQVWDEHVDPFTNVVRVTIMTLRKKLGAPPLIETVVGAGYRIP
- a CDS encoding ABC transporter ATP-binding protein; translation: MAHAVDASERGHVVRMHNVHRTYRRGSVLVPVLRGIELEVATGEWVAILGPSGSGKSTLLNILGLLDRPNLGSYELEGADVARLGDSRQAELRNRYIGFVFQSFQLLPRTSALENVATPLVYRRARRADRLEAARRALDAVGLEERADHDPGELSGGETQRVAIARALVTDPALLLADEPTGNLDTASGAEVLSLLGRLHAQGRTIVVITHEPSVADLADRRLTLRDGQLEAA
- a CDS encoding efflux RND transporter periplasmic adaptor subunit — encoded protein: MPRWRASRRTGVFVGILVIVVGAGVGTAIAVSGSSSSSGSRLITAVAQRGNVSQAVSAPFTLAFGTSATVSLPNAGAVVPTTGGVVTGLHLSVGQAVPTLASLAEINGTPVFGIPSSQPLYRNIVDGDTGPDVQALQDALNATGNSTAGDPPGTFGSATLNALDQWQLSVGVAETGEAALNALTWFPPHAVVLSLSASLGSKVQAGGALASVADQTSLVAQADVAQADVPSVKAGQPVTITFDSLPGTTEHGEVAGLPAQAETSSGSTTAGNSTPVQYLVNIGLAGLPPNARSGMTGQAQIAVQSRTDVVVVPSAAVQGSAAQPTVQVVVSGHAVTRPVQVGLVTNTNTEILAGVQPGDVVVVGRQQLGAAPSTAPVTVGGGGGGGGFGGGGGFGGGGGGGGGGGRGG
- a CDS encoding histidine kinase dimerization/phospho-acceptor domain-containing protein, whose product is MTAARRGLTIRLRLTLLVGAVLILAGSILLGLTYLLVRHSVNSNPAQVRAEVARRLGVGSNTLRPEPGTSNGARRPGDPRRGLFREVQREITNENLHRMLVESGIALGVLAVGSVGIGWVVAGRMLAPLHTITTTARRLSDLTLHERIGLEGPADELKELADTFDAMLERLDRAFMSQQRFVADASHELRTPLAVIRTEVDVTLADPAATPADLRAMAEVVRDATIRSEALVDGLLTLARTGAAPSTDRAVDLADVTAEVIDRLAPEADALELALDLSLEPAPVRGDRALLDRLVENLVENALRYNTHGGWISVATGA
- a CDS encoding ABC transporter permease, encoding MVAESIRLALGRLRANVLRSALTVLGVVIGVGAIVTLVAVGRGSANAVSAQFAGLGADTLTVSQGRGFSGGLRGAAGTGTPLSFNDAATLARDPQIASTAPIVQRQLNVSYGGVSETTAVQGTTPGVVRTDHLTVATGAFFSSFANAKGLRVAVLGATLASDLNLSGTSAPGTIVQLGNTPFVVIGVLEPQGGVGFLNPDGDALIPMQAMLGRLVGSNATVSQIRVQARPGSVNTFGNAVEADMRAAHNLSTTQADDFLVINPTTIVAARKQSSTDFTRLITAIAAISLVVGGIGIANVMLVAVRERTREIGVRRALGARRRDVLVQFLTEATVLSAVGGGIGVLAGLGLAYLLPSISSQQTSVSYLAALLAFAGSGLVGVVAGVGPANQAAALEPASALRYE